A DNA window from Siniperca chuatsi isolate FFG_IHB_CAS linkage group LG6, ASM2008510v1, whole genome shotgun sequence contains the following coding sequences:
- the rabggta gene encoding geranylgeranyl transferase type-2 subunit alpha, translating to MHGRVKVKSTAQQEEEKRKEREKKLKIYVAARDACFSKRKEGIWDDEALQLTQQLLSSNPDFATLWNYRREILMHLETVKEEDEVQKIYEAELSFLESCLKVNPKSYGSWHHRGWVSARLPRPDWARELSLCDRCLSLDDRNFHCWDYRRMVVKMSSVPVDQELEFTDRLIGSNFSNYSSWHYRSTLLPLLHPESPEPPSPCREPPHSSPPPSPQTHSHRVCEEQLLKEYELVQNAFFTDPNDQSAWFYYRWLLGRAEREEMISCVYVSRDEERVAVAFSRPVNAQSVGLLLVLDGQPQRVEWRSVHPRFKHSPVWICDLPPGTISDITNEHNLTVHWTEKHTHRDCALYTGRTESWCRDSATDQELFRSELSVEKTSVLQSELQSCNQLQELEPLNKWCLLTIILLMRALDPLGYEKETLAHFQTLKEVDSMRSAYYSDLCSKFMIENTILKMEYAEVRVFSISDKNLATLCHLDQLLLVTHINLSSNQLQRLPPQFAMLQCLEVLEADNNSIENLEGVYHLPKLEEVLLKNNKISTLADLQPLASCPKLKRLDLRGNPVTQLANIESELAELLPSVTDLLL from the exons ATG CATGGTCGAGTGAAGGTTAAATCTACAGcccagcaggaggaggagaaaagaaaggagagggagaagaaactGAAGATATATGTGGCTGCACGAGATGCCTGTTTTTCTAAG AGGAAGGAGGGTATTTGGGATGATGAGGCTCTCCAGCTGACCCAGCAGCTCCTATCATCCAATCCTGACTTTGCAACCCTTTGGAACTACAGAAGAGAGATCCTAATGCACCTGGAGACTGTGAA GGAAGAGGATGAAGTGCAAAAGATTTACGAGGCTGAGCTGTCATTCCTGGAGTCTTGCCTGAAGGTGAACCCAAAGTCCTACGGCAGCTGGCACCACCGAGGTTGGGTCTCAGCCCGTTTGCCTCGACCAGACTGGGCCAGAGAGCTGAGCCTGTGTGATCGCTGCCTCAGCCTGGACGACCGCAACT TCCACTGCTGGGATTACCGCCGGATGGTTGTGAAAATGTCCAGTGTGCCCGTGGATCAGGAGTTGGAGTTTACTGATCGTCTTATTGGCTCCAACTTCTCCAACTACTCCAGCTGGCACTACCGCAGCACCCTACTGCCGCTGCTCCACCCGGAGTCTCCTGAGCCCCCGTCACCGTGCCGCGAGCCTCCCCACTCCTCCCCTCCACCTTCTCCGCAAACCCACTCCCATCGCGTCTGTGAGGAGCAGCTCCTCAAAG aataTGAGCTTGTGCAGAATGCTTTCTTTACTGACCCCAATGACCAGAGTGCTTGGTTCTACTATCGCTGGTTGCTAGGCAGAG CGGAACGTGAAGAGATGATAagctgtgtgtatgtcagtCGGGATGAGGAGAGAGTGGCCGTCGCCTTCTCTAGGCCTGTTAAT GCTCAGTCTGTTGGCCTGCTGCTCGTGCTCGACGGTCAGCCCCAGAGAGTGGAGTGGAGGAGTGTCCACCCGCGCTTTAAACACAGCCCTGTCTGG ATCTGTGATCTCCCTCCTGGAACAATAAGCGAcatcacaaatgaacacaatcTGACTGTGCACTGGactgaaaaacacactcacagagactGTGCTCTGTACACAG GTCGAACTGAGAGTTGGTGTCGGGACTCTGCCACGGATCAGGAACTTTTCAG gaGCGAACTCTCAGTAGAGAAGACCTCAGTGTTACAGTCAGAGCTGCAGTCATGCAACCAGCTACAAGAACTGGAGCCACTCAATAAGT GGTGCTTACTGACCATTATCCTCCTCATGAGGGCGCTAGACCCTCTGGGATACGAGAAGGAGACACTTGCTCATTTCCAAACACTGAAA GAAGTGGATTCCATGCGCTCTGCATACTACAGCGACCTGTGCAGCAAGTTTATGATTGAAAACACCATCCTGAAAATGGAGTATGCTGAAGTGCGAGTCTTCAGTATTTCTGACAAG aaCCTGGCCACTTTATGCCACCTGGACCAGCTGTTATTGGTTACCCATATCAATCTGTCCTCTAATCAGCTGCAGCGGCTGCCTCCTCAGTTCGCTATGTTGCAGTGCCTGGAG GTCTTGGAGGCTGATAACAACTCCATAGAAAACCTGGAAGGAGTGTATCACCTTCCCAAACTGGAGGAGGTCCTCTTGAAAAATAACA AAATCTCTACATTGGCAGATCTCCAGCCGCTGGCCTCCTGCCCCAAGCTGAAACGCCTTGATCTCCGTGGCAACCCTGTCACTCAGTTGGCCAACATCGAGTCGGAGTTAGCCGAGCTGCTGCCCTCAGTCACAGACCTCCTGCTCTGA
- the LOC122877186 gene encoding protein-glutamine gamma-glutamyltransferase K-like, whose protein sequence is MPVEMRSIRDRSAVGRFPSVTLGSGVDTEEEKEEPEENNAEKENACRRWLRKICPCCCPKRKDDDITDTLVTVIDDNIEGTNGKKPVTGDSNLDELLLKVRSIDLMKSKSGENRTEHQTNLYQSDDFIIRRGQNFQMWITLSRPFNPNTDKLHLELKTGPLPTVSKGTHVIIPLVEELEDGRWEAAVVKQDDKRIKLSVNSPPTTVIGRYQLTVETHCPNGQAVSTHDPANDIYMLFNPWCEDDTVFMDSEDERQEYVLNDVGRIYYGTQNQIGVRTWNYGQFDDGILAACLFVLEKSGTPPSGWGDPVNVVRVISAMINSPDDRGVLEGNWSGDYSSGTTPTVWSGSVEILKQYHKTSGTPVKYGQCWVFAGLVTSVLRSLGIPSRTVTNFSSAHDTDVSLTTDVYLDENLEPIDYLNADSVWNFHVWNDCWMARPDLPPGNGGWQAVDATPQETSQGTFRCGPAPLAAVRNGQVYLKHDSSFVFAEVNSDKIYWQRKVDGTFTQIYIEKGTVGFFISTKAVGSDERSDITHLYKYPEDTEEERIAVETACRYGSKAKAYSSPTAEDVSVEVTMDGEGLKMGRDAELTIVLRNSSSEQRKVILHSQVAVMYYTGVHKATFKKDRTDFDMLPNEVMILEWTLEYKDYKDQLIDQAALMLTLSGRVKETQQVLATQFSFRLRTPDLILKPIGKAEVGEKMSVEISFTNPLPQVLKAVIFHVEGLGLLTARKINYGDIGSHASVSLTEHFVPTLPGPRKLLASLDCKQLTQVHGVTDITVEEKSNGAL, encoded by the exons ATGCCTGTAGAGATGCGGTCAATCAGAGACAGATCTGCAGTGGGTCGGTTTCCATCTGTCACACTCGGATCTGGGGtagacacagaggaagaaaaggaagagcCAGAAGAAAACAATGCtgagaaagaaaatgcatgTCGGCGGTGGCTGCGTAAGATCTGTCCGTGCTGCTGTCCCAAGAGAAAAGACGATGACATCACAGACACTCTGGTCACAGTGATTGATGATAATATAGAAGGGACAAATGGCAAGAAGCCTGTGACTGGTGACAGCAATCTTGATG aacTCCTCCTGAAAGTGCGATCAATAGACCTGATGAAAAGCAAATCAGGGGAGAACCGCACAGAGCACCAAACAAATCTCTACCAAAGTGATGACTTTATTATTCGCAGAGGACAGAATTTCCAGATGTGGATTACCCTGTCCCGACCTTTTAATCCCAACACTGACAAACTTCACCTTGAACTTAAAACAG GGCCACTGCCAACAGTGTCAAAGGGAACCCATGTCATCATCCCTTTGGTAGAGGAGTTGGAGGATGGTCGTTGGGAGGCTGCTGTTGTGAAACAGGATGACAAAAGGATAAAGCTGTCAGTGAATTCTCCACCCACAACGGTCATTGGCCGATATCAACTCACAGTGGAAACACATTGTCCAAATGGCCAGGCTGTTTCCACACATGACCCTGCTAATGATATCTACATGTTGTTCAACCCCTGGTGTGAAg ATGACACAGTGTTTATGGATTCTGAAGACGAGAGGCAAGAGTATGTCCTGAACGATGTCGGACGAATCTACTATGGCACACAGAATCAGATTGGAGTGCGGACATGGAACTATGGACAG tTTGATGATGGGATTCTTGCTGCTTGCCTCTTTGTCCTGGAAAAGAGTGGAACTCCTCCGTCTGGTTGGGGAGACCCGGTTAATGTGGTGCGAGTCATCTCAGCCATG ATCAACTCCCCAGATGACCGTGGTGTCCTGGAGGGAAACTGGTCAGGGGACTATTCAAGTGGAACTACTCCAACAGTTTGGAGTGGAAGTGTGGAAATCCTGAAGCAATACCATAAAACTAGCGGCACCCCCGTTAAGTATGGCCAGTGCTGGGTCTTTGCTGGCCTAGTCACTTCAG TTTTACGGAGTTTAGGCATTCCCAGTCGAACTGTGACCAACTTCAGCTCAGCTCATGACACAGACGTCTCCTTGACAACAGATGTATACCTGGATGAGAACCTGGAGCCTATAGATTACCTCAATGCCGACTCTGTCTG GAACTTCCATGTGTGGAACGACTGCTGGATGGCTCGTCCAGACTTGCCTCCAGGCAATGGAGGCTGGCAAGCTGTCGACGCCACACCTCAGGAGACCAGCCAGGGCACCTTCCGCTGTGGCCCTGCTCCTCTCGCTGCTGTCCGCAATGGTCAGGTCTACCTCAAACATGACTCTTCGTTTGTGTTCGCTGAG GTGAACAGTGATAAAATCTACTGGCAGAGGAAGGTAGATGGGACCTTCACTCAAATCTACATTGAGAAAGGGACTGTGGGCTTCTTCATCAGCACAAAGGCTGTTGGCTCTGATGAACGCAGTGATATCACACACCTTTACAAATACCCTGAAG acacagaggaggaaCGCATTGCTGTGGAAACAGCATGTAGGTATGGCTCCAAAGCAAAGGCCTATTCCTCTCCCACAGCAGAGGACGTCTCTGTAGAGGTGACCATGGATGGTGAAGGTCTTAAAATGGGAAGAGACGCAGAGCTGACCATCGTATTGCGAAACAGCAGCTCAGAGCAACGCAAGGTCATCCTGCACAGCCAGGTGGCAGTCATGTATTACACCGGTGTCCACAAGGCCACATTCAAAAAGGACAGGACAGACTTTGACATGCTGCCCAACGAGG TAATGATTTTGGAGTGGACCCTGGAGTACAAAGACTACAAGGACCAACTGATAGACCAGGCTGCCCTGATGCTGACACTGTCAGGCAGGGTCAAAGAAACACAGCAGGTCCTGGCCACTCAGTTCAGTTTCCGACTCAGGACCCCAGACCTTATCCTAAAG CCAATCGGGAAGGCCGAGGTAGGGGAGAAGATGTCGGTAGAGATTTCATTTACTAACCCACTACCACAGGTGCTGAAAGCAGTGATATTCCACGTGGAAGGACTGGGTCTTCTAACTGCTAGAAAGATTAATTATGG AGATATTGGCAGTCATGCGTCCGTGTCTCTGACTGAGCACTTCGTCCCCACCCTGCCTGGACCGAGGAAATTACTGGCATCATTGGACTGCAAGCAGCTCACACAGGTTCATGGTGTGACCGACATCACTGTGGAGGAAAAAAGCAACGGCGCTCTATAG